From the Salana multivorans genome, the window TCGCCGCCGCGCGCGCCGACCTGGCCGGGCTCGAGGAGGCGCTGCGCGGGGCGGCCGAGCACGGCCCGCTCAACCCGGGCGCGATGGCGGCCGCGACCGACGTCGTGCACCGCGGGAACGTCGGCGTCTCCCGGATCCCGGGCAAGCACGGCGGGGTCTCGCGCAGCTACGCCGACGTCACGGTGCTCGTGCCCGACCGGCCGGGTCAGCTCGGGCGGCTGTTCGTCGACGTCGGCGAGCTCGGGGTCAACGTCGAGGACTTCGCGATGGAGCACGCGCCGCGGCAGAAGGTGGGGCTCGCGACGATCTCGGTGCTCCCCGACGCGGCCGACCGGCTCACGGACGGTCTGCACGGAAGGGGATGGCGGGTGGTCGGCTCATGACCGGGACGAACGAGGCGACGGACGAGGCGACGCGGGGGCTGGTCGTCGCGATCGACGGCCCGTCGGGGTCGGGGAAGTCGACGATCGGGCGGCACCTCGCCCGGCACTACGGCCTCGCCTACCTCGACACGGGCGCGATGTACCGCGCGCTCGCGTGGTGGGCGCTGGAGCGCGGGCTGAGCCTCGCGGACCCCTCGCCGGCCGTCGTGTCCTCCGTCGACGCCGCCGTGGCCGAGCTGGCGCTCGACCTGCCGCTGGAGGAGCCGCTCGACCCGGACGACCAGGCGTTCCGCGTCGCTGGTACCGACGTCACGTCGGCGATCCGGACGTCGGGGATCTCGACCGTCGTGAGCCGGGTCGCGACGAACCTCGCCGTGCGCGCCGCCCTGCGCGACCGCCAGCGGGCGATCATCGCGCGGGAGACCACGCCCGACGGCTGGAGCTCCGGTCGCGGCATCGTGGCCGAGGGTCGCGACATCACGACGGTCGTCGCGCCCGATGCGACCGTCCGCGTCCTGCTCGTCGCCGGCGAGGAGGCGCGCCTCGCACGCCGCGCCGCCGAGCTGTTCGGTGCGGCCGACGACGCGGCGATCGAGGCGACCCGCGACCAGGTGGTGCGCCGCGACGCCGACGACGCGACCGTCTCGCAGTTCCACGTGGCCGCCGACGGCGTCGTCACGCTCGACTCCTCGACCCTGACGCTGGAGGAGACGCTGGACGCCGCGGTCGCGATCGTCGAGCGGGGCAGGCCGTGACGCCGACCGCGGACGACGACGCACCGACGCCCGCTGTCTCCGCGCCGCGAGCCTCGGGCCGCGGCGCCACCGTCCGG encodes:
- the cmk gene encoding (d)CMP kinase, which translates into the protein MTGTNEATDEATRGLVVAIDGPSGSGKSTIGRHLARHYGLAYLDTGAMYRALAWWALERGLSLADPSPAVVSSVDAAVAELALDLPLEEPLDPDDQAFRVAGTDVTSAIRTSGISTVVSRVATNLAVRAALRDRQRAIIARETTPDGWSSGRGIVAEGRDITTVVAPDATVRVLLVAGEEARLARRAAELFGAADDAAIEATRDQVVRRDADDATVSQFHVAADGVVTLDSSTLTLEETLDAAVAIVERGRP